A genomic segment from Rhodospirillum centenum SW encodes:
- a CDS encoding ABC transporter ATP-binding protein, whose amino-acid sequence MTATVERSRTARAADAAVDAPADGALVLTDIRRSFTQAGDVLEVLRGASCTVRPGELVALVGPSGAGKSTLLHIAGLLEHADGGSIRVGGSDATRLNDAARTALRRRTIGFVYQFHHLLPEFSAEENIVLPQMIAGTARSDARVRARELLALVGLEKRAGHRPAQLSGGEQQRVAIARALANRPQVLIADEPTGNLDHHTAESVFAMLADLVHGQGVGALVATHNLDLARRMDRVLEMRDGLLVEV is encoded by the coding sequence ATGACCGCCACGGTCGAGCGGAGCCGGACGGCGCGTGCCGCCGATGCCGCAGTGGACGCTCCGGCGGACGGTGCCCTGGTCCTGACCGACATCCGCCGCAGCTTCACCCAGGCCGGCGATGTGCTGGAGGTGCTGCGCGGCGCCTCCTGCACCGTGCGACCCGGCGAACTGGTGGCGCTGGTCGGTCCCAGCGGGGCGGGCAAGTCCACCCTGCTGCACATCGCGGGCCTGCTGGAACATGCCGACGGCGGCTCCATCCGCGTCGGCGGCAGCGACGCGACCCGGCTGAACGATGCCGCGCGGACCGCGCTGCGGCGGCGCACCATCGGGTTCGTCTACCAGTTCCACCACCTGCTGCCGGAGTTCAGCGCGGAGGAGAACATCGTCCTGCCGCAGATGATCGCCGGCACGGCCCGGTCCGACGCCCGGGTGCGGGCGCGGGAACTGCTGGCCCTCGTCGGCCTGGAGAAGCGGGCCGGGCATCGCCCGGCGCAGCTTTCCGGCGGCGAGCAGCAGCGCGTCGCCATCGCCCGCGCGCTGGCGAACCGGCCGCAGGTGCTGATCGCCGACGAGCCCACCGGGAACCTGGACCACCACACGGCCGAAAGCGTCTTCGCCATGCTGGCGGATCTGGTCCATGGCCAGGGCGTGGGCGCGCTGGTGGCGACCCACAATCTTGACCTGGCCCGCCGCATGGACCGCGTGCTGGAGATGCGCGACGGCCTGCTGGTGGAGGTTTGA
- a CDS encoding lipoprotein-releasing ABC transporter permease subunit yields MIFSAFERMVAMRYLRARRQEGFISVIAGFSLLGIALGVATLIIVMSVMNGFRAELLGRILGVNGHAYVYATMGPLEDYGPLAERVKAAPGVVAVMPYVEGQALVSIQGVATGVQVRGIRPEDFRTRPVVGDSVVLGDGNGFGEGGIAIGIRLAQRFGLRVGDELTLISPRGATTAFGTVPRTGRFPIAAIFEVGMSEYDSNIVYMPLETAQAFYRMPGQITALEVFVADPNDIGLLRASLGGAVAGQGRVLDWQQTNSSFFTALQVERNVMFLILSLIIMVAAFNIISSMIMLVKDKGRDIAILRTMGATRGMVMRIFFLSGASIGVIGTVAGFTLGILFCDNIEAIRQSIQSLTGTDLFNAEIYFLSHLPAKIDWREVAQVVGMGIGLSFLATIYPSWRAARLDPVEALRYE; encoded by the coding sequence ATGATCTTCTCAGCCTTCGAACGCATGGTGGCGATGCGCTACCTCCGGGCCCGCCGGCAGGAGGGGTTCATCTCCGTCATCGCGGGCTTCTCGCTCCTGGGCATCGCCCTGGGCGTGGCGACCCTCATCATCGTGATGTCCGTGATGAACGGCTTCCGGGCCGAGCTGCTGGGCCGCATCCTCGGCGTCAACGGCCACGCCTACGTCTATGCGACGATGGGGCCGCTGGAGGATTACGGACCGCTGGCCGAGCGGGTCAAGGCGGCGCCCGGTGTCGTCGCCGTGATGCCCTATGTCGAGGGGCAGGCCCTGGTCAGCATCCAGGGCGTCGCCACCGGCGTGCAGGTCCGCGGCATCCGGCCGGAGGATTTCCGCACCCGGCCCGTGGTCGGTGACAGTGTCGTGCTGGGCGACGGGAACGGTTTCGGCGAGGGCGGTATCGCCATCGGCATCCGTCTGGCACAGCGGTTCGGGCTGCGGGTGGGGGACGAGCTGACGCTCATCAGCCCGCGCGGGGCCACCACGGCCTTCGGCACCGTTCCGCGCACGGGCCGCTTCCCGATTGCCGCGATCTTCGAAGTGGGCATGTCGGAATACGATTCCAACATCGTCTACATGCCGCTGGAGACGGCGCAGGCCTTCTACCGGATGCCGGGCCAGATCACGGCGCTGGAGGTCTTTGTCGCCGATCCCAACGACATCGGCCTGCTGCGCGCCAGCCTGGGCGGTGCGGTGGCCGGACAGGGCCGCGTGCTGGACTGGCAGCAGACCAATTCCAGCTTCTTCACCGCGCTTCAGGTCGAGCGCAACGTGATGTTCCTGATCCTGTCACTCATCATCATGGTGGCCGCGTTCAACATCATCTCCAGCATGATCATGCTGGTGAAGGACAAGGGCCGGGACATCGCCATCCTGCGCACCATGGGCGCGACCCGCGGCATGGTCATGCGCATCTTCTTCCTGTCCGGCGCCTCCATCGGCGTGATCGGAACGGTGGCCGGCTTCACCCTCGGCATCCTGTTCTGCGACAACATCGAGGCCATCCGGCAGTCGATCCAGTCCCTGACGGGAACGGACCTGTTCAACGCGGAGATCTACTTCCTCTCCCACCTGCCGGCGAAGATCGACTGGCGGGAGGTGGCCCAGGTGGTGGGCATGGGTATCGGCCTGTCCTTCCTGGCGACGATCTATCCCTCCTGGCGGGCGGCCCGCCTCGATCCGGTGGAGGCCCTGCGCTATGAGTGA
- a CDS encoding protein-S-isoprenylcysteine O-methyltransferase, with protein sequence MPRPSMMKSAPSLVTFGLSIVLLVVAVVRWPENGWAASLWLAAFLAMWVIRVPASMRVSGNRIVEARRGTSELFVLAAMFVTMMVLPLLYLSFGAFRFADYTLPAWAAVLGAVLQVPFLWLFWRSHADLGRNWSPGLEVREGHELVVRGVYARIRHPMYAALWISVLAQPLLLQNWIAGALVVPAFAALWLLRVPQEEAMMRTRFGAEYEAYAARTGRIWPS encoded by the coding sequence ATGCCACGGCCCTCGATGATGAAAAGTGCGCCGTCGCTGGTGACCTTCGGTCTCAGCATCGTGCTGCTCGTCGTCGCCGTCGTCCGCTGGCCGGAGAACGGCTGGGCCGCGTCGCTCTGGCTCGCGGCATTCCTTGCCATGTGGGTGATCCGGGTGCCGGCCTCGATGCGGGTCAGCGGCAACCGGATCGTGGAGGCACGGCGGGGCACGTCCGAGCTGTTCGTGCTGGCGGCCATGTTCGTGACCATGATGGTGCTGCCGCTGCTCTATCTCTCCTTCGGCGCCTTCCGCTTCGCCGACTACACGCTGCCGGCGTGGGCGGCGGTGCTGGGCGCGGTGCTCCAGGTGCCGTTCCTCTGGCTGTTCTGGCGCAGCCATGCCGACCTGGGCCGGAACTGGAGCCCGGGGCTGGAGGTGCGGGAAGGGCATGAGCTGGTGGTCCGTGGCGTCTATGCCCGCATCCGGCACCCGATGTATGCCGCGCTCTGGATTTCGGTGCTGGCGCAGCCGCTGCTTCTCCAGAACTGGATCGCCGGCGCCCTTGTCGTTCCCGCGTTCGCGGCATTGTGGCTGCTGCGCGTCCCGCAGGAAGAGGCGATGATGCGGACCCGCTTCGGGGCCGAGTACGAGGCCTATGCCGCCCGCACCGGGCGCATCTGGCCATCCTGA
- a CDS encoding EamA family transporter, with protein sequence MKPIHISLAILCAAIWGFVFVVIDWGLSEIPPLLFTALRFAVCAAFLPFIGFKPPVAWRYIIGVGISLGMLQFGLYMGMAYGMPAGLASLVNQTQAFFTVMLAALWLGDRPSVRQLAGIAVAFLGIAVIAADLPAGGTQLGLMLCVVGAMFWAVSNVLMKVSKPPQVFVMMIWMSLIPPIPLCIASYYFEGPQGFSGLLTMSPTAWFAVFYSSVIATILGFGLWGYLLKQYTASIVAPFSMLVPVFGIGFAVTLLGEELSPVKLGACGIILAGLALTLLPSRRPPVVAAAHAR encoded by the coding sequence ATGAAACCGATCCATATTTCCCTCGCGATCCTGTGCGCCGCCATCTGGGGCTTTGTCTTCGTGGTGATCGACTGGGGGTTGAGCGAAATCCCGCCGTTGCTGTTCACGGCACTGCGGTTCGCTGTGTGCGCCGCCTTCCTGCCGTTCATCGGCTTCAAGCCGCCCGTGGCCTGGCGCTATATCATCGGCGTCGGGATCTCGCTGGGGATGCTGCAGTTCGGCCTGTACATGGGGATGGCCTACGGGATGCCGGCGGGGCTTGCGAGCCTCGTCAATCAGACCCAGGCCTTCTTCACGGTCATGCTGGCGGCGCTGTGGCTCGGGGACCGGCCGTCGGTGCGGCAGCTCGCCGGCATCGCCGTGGCCTTCCTGGGCATCGCCGTCATCGCGGCCGACCTGCCCGCGGGCGGGACGCAGCTCGGCCTGATGCTCTGCGTGGTCGGCGCCATGTTCTGGGCGGTCAGCAACGTGCTGATGAAGGTCTCGAAGCCGCCGCAGGTCTTCGTGATGATGATCTGGATGAGCCTGATTCCGCCCATCCCGCTCTGCATCGCGTCCTACTACTTCGAGGGGCCGCAGGGCTTCAGCGGTCTGCTGACCATGAGCCCGACCGCCTGGTTCGCGGTGTTCTACAGCAGCGTCATTGCGACGATCCTGGGCTTCGGCCTGTGGGGCTACCTGCTCAAGCAGTACACGGCCAGCATCGTCGCCCCGTTCTCGATGCTGGTCCCCGTCTTCGGGATCGGGTTCGCCGTGACCCTGCTGGGTGAGGAGCTGTCGCCGGTCAAGCTGGGCGCCTGCGGCATCATCCTGGCCGGGCTGGCCCTGACCCTGCTGCCGTCGCGGCGCCCGCCCGTGGTCGCCGCAGCCCACGCCCGCTGA